Proteins encoded by one window of Puntigrus tetrazona isolate hp1 chromosome 25, ASM1883169v1, whole genome shotgun sequence:
- the ptprz1a gene encoding receptor-type tyrosine-protein phosphatase zeta isoform X2, with product MEALATRCALFLAQIALFSNTVDVSEAYGYRSQKKLSENIDWSYAGTLNQNNWAKKYPSCNNAKQSPINIEESLAQVKIQFQKLRLEGWAEKTSDSTTVKNDGKTVAIDVGGDFFVSGGGLRSKFKVGRITFHWGLCNASSDGSEHGLNDKKFPLEMQIYCYEADVFSGLDEALSAGGRITALAVLFEISTEDNENYMAIIDAVNSVSRYGKSGPISPFTLQDLLPNSIEKYFIYNGSLTTPPCSETVEWIIFKNTVTISDVQLEMFCEVMTMQQAGYVMLMDYLQSNYREQQEQFMGQVFSSYTGVEEVHTPICSSEPENVQANPHNHTSMLVIWERPRAVYDSSIERYSVTYRPTQGDDESALEYLTDGDQDVGAIIQDLLANTSYMVQVVAVCTNGLYGRVSDQLSVDMPLDDPETDNDSNSFEYDEEEDYHINPFLIRPGTNQLPYPFQTTTTGPRATTTQRSMHPIFKTTPRTHERRFPIEDSQKTHDHYFPAVYTDKPTLKYTDQPTIHATITTSFVVDVHTTRPGDSSIVAGVSSESDGQSNTFTHFPTSINPETSVTPETSRTLEASFTPETRRTLETSVTPETSRTLETSFTPETSRTLETSFTPETSGTLEKGFTPETSGTLETSLTPETSGTLEASVTPETSGTLEASVTPETSGTLEASVTPETSGTLEASVTSETIRTLETSVTLEANLTPKTSRTLEVSVTPETSRNAETSVTLKTSVISPSIDIVDVEKVTQPITESHSYVESSVTVAPLPEIPMESTSSTFPPEVPLWPTTASLPAAFSTVLSQTTQPVFNGESASYAPSVFDTLSYLHASPVSPYSLSSVLSEPIPDWDIPYTVSMLVYGGAQSITPSPSYPTLFLTGSVSYLDMEPVSSGDCNDDDGDDDILSGSISADPQCRSTLQTLPEVTASVVSMQPSSEHDLFESLSIVSTLSKLAHLQPSVPVSSGYSLMKTTLGSDSSLSGSVKDTRLLTEWVDSSLVTPTFSQDNGAEISLHAFSNFLLPSSTLGLPPRSGLLGDPSSPVEHHSFLSTSSAGTPLCSDAGLELHTEASLSSLPISIIPSSDFSISVSAGISSVAQIATGQSQGVLASVRSSTIASTSTPEFIFIPTPVVPPTVAPTSAPESISVIAPVVPPTVAVSSAPNSSSMPTHSADGQLENSASGWALDLDWGQSSASGDGSIVPYITTATPTEVPPNETDDGNEEHSSSFYFEGENGTDSESTELKVALRPSPSWTLRGSGEEESGSGENLTDNETSSDFSIPERTERDSEEEPVEDAGNSSHESRVGLASSIERQKKAVIPLAVVSILTFLGLVVLIGIFIYWRKCFQTAHFYIEDSTSPRVISSSPLLSPAGEHEPQPVKQFVKHVAELHNTNSFSREFEEVQTCTVDLGTTTDCSSHPDNKNKNRYVNILAYDHSRVRLAPLHDKDGRSGGDYINANYVDGFNKPKAYIASQGPLKSSTVDFWRMVWEQNVGVIVMITNLVEKGRRKCDQYWPLENQEEYGCFLVTVKSTKVLAYYTQRTFAIRNTSIKKGSQRGHSNERTVIHYHYTQWPDMGVPEYVLPVLSFVYKSSRAQTEHMGPMIVHCSAGVGRTGTYIVLDGMLKQIKAQGTVNIMGFLKHIRTQRNYLVQTEEQYIFTHDALVEAILSQETEVPSSHIHQYVNNLLTPGASCKTRLEKQFKLVCQSNAKQSDFSSALSDCNRMKNRSCSLIPVEKSRVCLSTSARETSDYINASYVTGYRQSKEFIITQNPLPSTVKDLWRMVWDHNAQVIVSLLDASSTTEDSEPIIFWPARDQPVSYETFSVSLKGEGHVCLSNEDMLIVQEYILEATQDDFVLEVKHYRAPRWPNPDSPISNVFELINIIQKESGSKDGPMVVHDEDGGVTAGTFCVLFTLLQQLEAESALNVYMMAKMTNLMRPGVFTDIDQYQFLYKAILSLVSTQDDERALQSSDNNGTVPGGISSAAESLESLV from the exons GAACTCTAAACCAAAATAACTGGGCAAAGAAATACCCGTCATGCAACAACGCCAAACAATCACCAATAAACATCGAGGAGAGCCTGGCGCAGGTCAAAATTCAGTTCCAGAAGCTGAGATTAGAGGGATGGGCGGAAAAGACATCAGACTCCACTACAGTAAAGAATGATGGGAAAACAG TGGCTATTGATGTGGGAGGAGATTTTTTTGTGAGTGGAGGGGGTCTCAGATCCAAGTTTAAAGTGGGACGTATCACTTTCCACTGGGGCCTGTGCAACGCCTCTTCTGACGGGTCGGAGCATGGCCTCAATGATAAAAAATTCCCCCTAGAG ATGCAGATATACTGTTACGAGGCAGATGTTTTCAGTGGCCTCGATGAGGCCCTCAGCGCAGGAGGAAGGATCACAGCGTTGGCCGTGCTGTTTGAG ATAAGCACTGAGGATAATGAAAACTACATGGCCATTATTGATGCAGTCAACAGTGTCAGCCGTTATG GAAAGAGCGGCCCCATCTCTCCGTTCACCTTGCAGGATCTCCTGCCCAACTCCATAGAGAAGTACTTCATCTATAACGGCTCTCTGACCACCCCACCCTGCTCTGAGACCGTGGAGTGGATTATCTTCAAAAACACAGTGACCATCTCAGACGTTCAG CTGGAGATGTTCTGTGAGGTGATGACCATGCAGCAGGCTGGATATGTCATGCTTATGGACTACCTGCAGAGTAACTACAGAGAGCAGCAGGAGCAATTTATGGGACAAGTCTTCTCATCCTACACCGGCGTCGAGGAGGTCCACACTCCTA TTTGTAGTTCCGAGCCAGAGAATGTGCAAGCCAACCCTCATAATCACACCAGTATGCTTGTGATCTGGGAGAGGCCGCGGGCTGTTTATGATTCGAGCATAGAGAGATACTCCGTCACCTACCGACCAACCCAGGGTGATGATGAATCGGCCTTGGAGTACTTGACTGACGGAGACCAGGATGTG GGGGCAATTATTCAAGACCTATTGGCCAACACTAGTTACATGGTGCAGGTAGTTGCTGTGTGCACCAACGGTCTGTATGGCAGAGTGAGTGACCAGCTGAGCGTGGACATGCCCCTGGATGATCCTG AAACAGACAATGACTCCAACTCATTTGAGTATGATGAAGAG GAAGACTATCACATCAATCCATTTTTGATCAGACCTGGCACAAATCAGCTTCCATATCCTTTCCAAACCACTACCACTGGTCCGAGAGCTACTACAACACAGCGCTCGATGCATCCAATCTTTAAGACGACACCAAGGACTCATGAAAGAAGATTCCCGATAGAAGACTCCCAGAAGACTCATGATCATTATTTTCCAGCAGTATACACAGATAAACCTACTTTGAAATACACAGACCAACCTACTATCCATGCAACAATAACTACCAGTTTTGTTGTTGATGTACATACCACTAGACCAGGTGATTCTAGCATTGTAGCAGGTGTATCTTCAGAGTCTGATGGCCAAAGTAATACCTTCACACATTTTCCAACAAGCATCAACCCTGAAACAAGTGTTACCCCAGAAACAAGCAGAACACTTGAAGCAAGTTTTACCCCAGAAACACGTAGAACACTTGAAACAAGTGTTACCCCAGAAACAAGTAGAACACTTGAAACAAGTTTTACCCCAGAAACAAGTAGAACACTTGAAACAAGTTTTACCCCAGAAACAAGCGGAACACTTGAAAAAGGTTTTACCCCAGAAACAAGCGGAACACTTGAAACAAGTCTTACCCCAGAAACAAGCGGAACACTTGAAGCAAGTGTTACCCCAGAAACAAGCGGAACACTTGAAGCAAGTGTTACCCCAGAAACAAGCGGAACACTTGAAGCAAGTGTTACCCCAGAAACAAGCGGAACACTTGAAGCAAGTGTTACCTCTGAAACCATCAGAACCCTTGAAACAAGTGTAACCCTTGAAGCAAACCTTACCCCTAAAACAAGCAGAACTCTTGAAGTAAGTGTTACCCCTGAAACAAGTAGAAACGCTGAAACAAGCGTAACCCTTAAAACATCTGTAATTTCACCTTCGATAGACATTGTGGACGTTGAGAAAGTGACTCAACCTATAACCGAGTCACACAGCTATGTGGAGAGTTCAGTGACTGTAGCCCCATTACCTGAAATCCCAATGGAATCAACTTCCTCTACCTTCCCCCCAGAGGTCCCTCTGTGGCCTACAACTGCTAGCTTGCCTGCTGCTTTCAGCACTGTTCTGTCGCAGACCACCCAGCCGGTGTTTAATGGTGAGAGTGCCTCGTATGCCCCCTCTGTATTTGACACTTTGTCCTACTTGCATGCAAGTCCTGTGTCCCCCTATTCCTTAAGCAGTGTTTTGTCTGAGCCCATCCCTGACTGGGACATCCCGTACACTGTTTCCATGCTGGTGTACGGTGGTGCACAGTCGATTACCCCTTCCCCTTCCTACCCTACCCTATTCCTCACTGGCTCTGTGTCTTATTTAGACATGGAGCCTGTCTCTAGTGGTGATtgtaatgatgatgatggtgatgatgatatTTTGTCTGGGTCCATTTCCGCTGACCCTCAGTGTAGAAGTACCCTTCAAACGTTACCAGAGGTGACTGCTTCTGTGGTCTCCATGCAGCCAAGCTCTGAACATGACCTCTTTGAGTCCCTCAGTATTGTTTCCACTCTGAGCAAACTTGCACATCTCCAGCCTTCAGTTCCTGTTTCTAGCGGCTACTCTCTGATGAAGACAACCCTTGGCTCTGACTCTTCTCTCTCAGGTAGCGTTAAGGACACTAGACTGCTGACGGAATGGGTAGATTCATCTCTAGTAACTCCTACATTTAGTCAAGACAATGGTGCTGAAATCTCTCTGCATGCCTTTTCTAACTTCCTGCTGCCCTCCTCTACTTTGGGACTGCCCCCTCGTAGTGGTCTCTTGGGTGACCCATCTAGTCCTGTAGAACACCATTCATTTCTATCCACCTCCAGTGCTGGTACTCCTCTGTGCAGCGACGCAGGCTTGGAACTCCACACCGAGGCTTCTTTGTCTTCTCTTCCTATTTCCATCATTCCTTCTAGTGACTTCAGCATTTCTGTTTCAGCCGGCATCAGCAGTGTTGCACAAATAGCAACAGGACAGTCCCAGGGAGTACTTGCTTCTGTAAGGTCATCAACTATTGCGTCCACCTCTACTCCAGAATTCATATTTATACCTACTCCTGTGGTGCCTCCAACTGTTGCACCTACCTCTGCCCCAGAATCCATCTCAGTGATTGCTCCTGTGGTGCCCCCAACCGTTGCAGTTTCCTCTGCTCCAAATTCTAGTTCCATGCCTACACACTCTGCAGATGGACAACTAGAGAACAGTGCCTCAGGCTGGGCTCTTGACTTAGATTGGGGACAAAGTTCTGCATCAGGAGATGGGAGCATCGTCCCATACATCACTACTGCCACTCCTACAGAGGTGCCTCCTAATGAGACAGACGATGGGAACGAGGAACACTCTTCCTCCTTCTACTTTGAGGGTGAGAATGGGACAGATAGTGAATCTACAGAGTTGAAAGTCGCTCTGCGCCCCAGCCCGTCTTGGACTCTAAGAGGAAGTGGGGAAGAGGAGAGTGGATCAGGTGAAAACCTCACAGATAACGAGACATCTTCAGACTTCAGTATTCCTGAGCGCACTGAGAGGGATTCAGAGGAGGAACCAGTGGAAG ATGCCGGTAACAGCAGTCATGAGTCGCGGGTGGGCCTAGCTAGCAGCATAGAGCGCCAGAAGAAGGCTGTGATTCCTCTGGCTGTGGTCTCCATCCTCACTTTCCTGGGTCTCGTTGTTTTGATTGGCATTTTTATCTACTGGAG GAAATGTTTTCAGACTGCTCATTTCTACATTGAAGACAGCACATCACCCAGGGTTATATCCTCCTCGCCGTTGCTGAGCCCTGCAG GTGAACATGAACCCCAGCCAGTAAAGCAATTTGTAAAGCACGTGGCTGAGCTTCACAACACCAACTCATTTTCTAGAGAGTTTGAG gaagtTCAGACGTGCACCGTGGACCTCGGAACAACAACAGACTGTTCCAGCCATCCAGACAATAAGAACAAGAACCGATACGTCAACATATTAGCCT ATGATCACAGCAGAGTGCGCCTCGCACCCCTACATGACAAAGATGGGAGAAGCGGAGGCGACTATATAAACGCCAACTACGTCGAT GGTTTTAACAAACCGAAAGCCTACATTGCATCACAAGGGCCCTTAAAGTCCAGCACAGTGGATTTCTGGCGGATGGTGTGGGAGCAGAATGTGGGAGTGATTGTTATGATCACAAACCTGGTGGAGAAAGGAAGG AGAAAGTGTGACCAGTACTGGCCTCTGGAGAACCAGGAAGAGTATGGATGTTTCTTGGTTACTGTTAAGAGCACAAAAGTCCTCGCTTATTACACCCAGAGAACCTTCGCCATTAGAAACACCAGTATAAAGAAG GGTTCTCAAAGAGGTCATAGTAACGAGAGGACGGTAATACATTATCATTACACACAATGGCCAGACATGGGAGTACCTGAGTACGTCTTGCCTGTGCTTTCATTCGTCTACAAGTCCTCTAGAGCCCAAACTGAGCACATGGGGCCGATGATTGTACACTGCAG tgCTGGAGTGGGCCGAACAGGGACCTACATAGTGTTGGATGGTATGTTGAAACAGATTAAAGCACAGGGGACAGTCAACATTATGGGTTTCCTCAAACACATTCGTACACAACGAAACTACCTAGTTCAAACAGAG GAGCAATACATCTTTACCCATGATGCTCTAGTAGAGGCCATTTTAAGTCAAGAGACAGAGGTGCCATCAAGCCATATTCATCAGTATGTTAACAACCTCCTGACACCAGGGGCCTCATGCAAGACACGTCTGGAAAAACAGTTTAAA CTGGTGTGCCAGTCCAATGCCAAACAGAGTGATTTCAGCAGTGCCCTGAGTGACTGCAACAGGATGAAGAACAGGAGCTGCTCTCTGAttcctg TGGAGAAATCCAGAGTGTGTTTGTCCACATCAGCAAGAGAGACGTCAGACTACATCAACGCCTCGTATGTCACG GGTTATCGGCAGAGCAAAGAGTTCATCATTACCCAGAATCCTTTGCCCAGCACAGTGAAGGACTTGTGGAGGATGGTGTGGGATCACAACGCCCAGGTTATTGTTTCACTGCTGGACGCGAGCAGCACg ACAGAAGACAGCGAGCCAATCATATTCTGGCCTGCGAGAGATCAGCCAGTCAGCTACGAGACATTTTCCGTTTCGTTAAAAGGGGAGGGCCATGTGTGTCTGTCCAATGAAGATATGTTGATAGTGCAGGAGTACATCCTCGAGGCCACGCAG gatgaCTTTGTTCTAGAAGTGAAGCATTACCGGGCTCCACGCTGGCCCAACCCAGACAGTCCCATCAGTAACGTCTTTGAGCTGATCAACATCATCCAAAAAGAGTCCGGCTCCAAAGATGGACCTATGGTCGTTCATGACGA agaTGGCGGTGTGACTGCTGGAACCTTCTGTGTGCTGTTCACTCTGCTGCAACAGCTTGAGGCCGAGAGCGCTCTGAACGTCTACATGATGGCCAAGATGACCAACCTCATGAGGCCTGGAGTCTTCACTGACATC GATCAGTATCAGTTCCTCTACAAAGCCATTCTGAGTTTGGTCAGCACCCAAGACGACGAGCGGGCGCTTCAGTCCTCGGATAACAACGGCACGGTCCCAGGAGGCATCTCGAGTGCGGCCGAGAGTCTGGAATCCTTGGTGTAA